A single genomic interval of Hirundo rustica isolate bHirRus1 unplaced genomic scaffold, bHirRus1.pri.v3 scaffold_191_arrow_ctg1, whole genome shotgun sequence harbors:
- the LOC120747750 gene encoding TSC22 domain family protein 4-like → MPGVRDAPRLRRRPLAARRTYGVPGSHVAEGRGSPRGRSGAGRGRARPGNALKGNITSGSRFRVLPPPLPVTAPARPRHVPPPPAAAAPMSRKKSGFAITSVRGGSGTAPGDASGAATGSSSSSSGSPSGSRFRLVRLLSPGEVLRRGRWLCRDFYERDASPRGGCGGGGRVPVSLDAPRAVPAPHQPRSLGAFAQLVQQALPPKPPSPRPGGGAELSARLGLAGEESEDEGAGSGVTAIDNKIERAMDLVKSHLLLAVREEVEALREQIRELSERRAALERENRLLRALATPQQLARLAPPQPPAPPPAPP, encoded by the exons CGTCCGGGACGCGCCGCGGCTGCGccggcgccccctggcggcgcGGAGGACCTACGGAGTGCCGGGCAGTCACGTGGCCGAGGGGCGCGGCTCCCCGCgagggcggagcggggcggggcgcggccgcgCGCGGCCCGGGAACGCCTTAAAGGGCAACATCACTTCCGGTTCCCGCTTCCGGGtcctgccgccgccgctgccggtGACGgctccggcccggccccgccatgttcctcctcctcccgccgccgccgcccccatGAGCCGCAAGAAAAGCGGCTTCGCCATCACCAGCGTCCGCGGCGGCAGCGGGACCGCGCCCGGCGATGCCTCCGGCGCCGCGACCGGttcttcatcttcctcctctggCAGCCCCAGCGGGTCCCGGTTCCGCCTCGTTCGCTTGCTGTCGCCGGGGGAGGTgctgcggcggggccggtgGCTCTGCCGCGATTTCTACGAGCGGGACGCGTCACCGCGGGGAGGCTGCGGCGGCGGGGGGAGGGTCCCGGTGTCGCTGGACGCCCCCCGGGCCGTCCCCGCCCCCCACCAGCCGCGGTCCCTCGGGGCCTTCGCGCAGCTCGTGCAGCAG GCGctgccccccaaacccccctcgCCTCGCCCTGGGGGCGGGGCCGAGCTCAGCGCACGCCTGGGATTGGCTGGCGAGGAGAGCGAAGACGAGGG CGCTGGGAGCGGCGTCACCGCCATCGACAACAAGATTGAGAGGGCCATG GACCTGGTGAAGTCGCACCTGCTGCTGGCGGTGCGGGAGGAGGTGGAGGCTCTGCGGGAGCAGATCCGGGAGCTGAGCGAGCGGCGAGCGGCGCTGGAGAGGGAGAACCGCCTGCTCCGGGCCCTGGCCACGCCGCAGCAGCTCGCCCGCCTGGcacccccgcagccccccgcaCCACCCCCCGCGCCGCCCTGA
- the LOC120747751 gene encoding basic proline-rich protein, whose protein sequence is MLGGQRQATAPPSLCEGNRDSPGTPGERNGTGGRGLGGAGKPQSAAGNGRGGGEIPPKPGPGGSVTPALPPQVRFAPSPALRDEEEEEEDEDGGVPAPGLSPLATPTLHSSRGGPGGSPPEPFDAPRAAAALLGSSFAARSALGGAAAAAMNVPQARRLFRGLVSLAVPPPPGPRRGAQAPPAPPPQVPGPQLGVLAAGAGRGMGWPWLPPPSPPEPPRALPRPSGAAFAMYQKLQQWGGC, encoded by the exons ATGTTGGGGGGTCAACGACAGGCCACAGCGCCGCCATCTTT GTGTGAGGGGAACCGGGACAGCCCCGGAACACCGGGAGAGCGGAACGGGACAGGCGGGAGGGGCCTGGGAGGGGCCGGGAAGCCCCAAAGCGCGGCGGGAAACGGCCGCGGGGGCGGCGAGATCCCCCCCAAACCGGGCCCGGGGGGCTCCGTGACCCCCGCTCTGCCCCCGCAGGTGCGATTCGCGCCCAGCCCCGCGCTccgggatgaggaggaggaggaggaggatgaagatgGGGGGGTCCCCGCCCCGGGCCTATCCCCACTGGCGACCCCCACCCTGCACAGCAgccgggggggtcccgggggatCCCCCCCCGAGCCGTTCGACGCCCCCCGAGCGGCGGCCGCGCTCCTGGGCAGCTCCTTCGCCGCCCGCAGCGCTCTGGGCGGGGCTGCAGCCGCCG CCATGAACGTGCCGCAAGCGCGGCGCCTCTTCCGGGGCCTCGTCAGCCTGGCCGTGCCGcccccgccggggccgcgcaGGGGGGCCCAggctccccccgcgccccccccgcAG GTGCCCGGGCCgcagctgggggtgctggcagccggggcgggcagggggatGGGGTGGCCCTGGCtgcccccccccagcccccccgagcccccccggGCCCTCCCGCGCCCCTCCGGAGCCGCCTTCGCCATGTAccagaagctgcagcagtgggGGGGGTGCTGA
- the POP7 gene encoding ribonuclease P protein subunit p20 — protein sequence MAARPAPARCAAPPPRMRRRRGERGEPRARPVRARRLPPAMAAPRRPGGVYIARHVTGRAGSAGSVLRRILPESVKKPRSPTRTQLPLTATSPTGAAEPVSECPRAAPQHRPRPRGRSPGRPPRRRHRGPPPGPPPAAAGSNDVFVTSRSDFRAQLRRCQRLLAPGGGPGGGPGELRLHGLGLAVPRTINLALQLQAGAGGALRLHASTSSVPLRAPRARGNRHRDRHGDGDSDGDDGEAPRHNSAIHIRLCREAPCA from the exons ATggcggcccggcccgcgcctGCGCGCtgcgccgcgccgcccccgcgcaTGCGCCGGCggaggggggagcggggggagccgCGCGCGCGGCCCGTCCgcgcccgccgcctcccgcccgcGATGGCAGCGCCGCGCCGGCCCGGCGGGGTTTATATAG CCCGTCACGTGACCGGTCGCGCGGGAAGCGCGGGCTCCGTTCTGAGGCGAATTCTGCCGGAATCGGTGAAAAAACCCCGCAGCCCCACACGTACACAGCTCCCGTTAACCGCCACCAGCCCCACAGGAGCCGCAGAGCCGGTTTCAG AATGTCCTCGGGCCGCCCCGCAGCACCGTCCCCGTCCCCGGGGGCGCTCCCCGGGCcgccccccccgccgccgccaccggGGGCCCCCCCCGGGCCCTCCCCCCGCGGCGGCGGGCAGCAATGACGTGTTCGTGACGTCACGCTCGGATTTCCGGGCGCAGCTGCGGCGTTGCCAGCGGCTCCTGGCGCCgggcgggggtcccgggggcggccccggggagcTGCGGCTGCACGGGCTGGGCCTGGCCGTGCCCCGCACCATCAACCTGGCGCTGCAGCTGCaggcgggggcgggcggcgcgctGCGGCTGCACGCCAGCACCTCCTCCGTGCCCCTgcgcgccccccgcgcccgcGGCAACCGCCACCGGGACCGCCACGGCGACGGGGACAGCGACGGCGACGACGGGGAAGCCCCCCGGCACAACTCGGCCATCCACATCCGCCTCTGCCGGGAGGCGCCCTGCGCCTGA
- the MEPCE gene encoding 7SK snRNA methylphosphate capping enzyme — MAAAPEAFLPEPPRPRNGLRAAGGGGGKRRSSCGAKQPAWKRRRRAASECGPVLPSEFLLGGNIFDPLNLNSLLDEEVSRALNARTPQSSPLPQRGRDPVEILVPRDITDPLSLNAPGEALRLASPAKSARRRHRHRGQQRGGASANAGSGQEPARPAEPSAASTAPPCPAALPAPGRHRKRRRTCSKSEGPRPPPPAAAAAAGEKPKPPGKAAQRPRHQVRKFQYGNYCKYYGYRNPDVEDARLRVLRPEWFAGKEVLDVGCNVGHLTLSIAKRWAPAKVVGLDIDGRLIRSARQNIRHYLSEGLGADGDAAGRARKGFPAALLASRGPIAAPQLPPDGPGAADFPHNVVFVTGNYVPEREEAVGAQRPEFDVVLLLSLTKWVQLNWGDEGLKRLFRRAFRHLRPGGILLLEPQPWESYRKRKGLTETTYRNYQRIRLRPEQFPAYLTSPEVGFERCELLGTPQHSSKGFQRPIYLFHKGRGDAP, encoded by the exons ATGGCGGCGGCGCCCGAGGCCTTCCtg cccgagcccccgcgGCCCCGCAATGGCCTCCGcgccgcgggcggcggcggcgggaagCGGCGCAGCAGCTGCGGGGCGAAGCAGCCGGCGTGGAAGCGGCGGCGCCGCGCGGCCTCGGAGTGCGGCCCGGTGCTGCCGTCCGAGTTCCTGCTCGGCGGGAACATCTTCGACCCGCTCAACCTCAACAGCCTCCTGGACGAGGAGGTGAGCCGCGCGCTGAACGCGCGCACCCCGCAGTCCTCGCCGCTCCCGCAGCGCGGCCGCGACCCCGTGGAGATCCTGGTGCCGCGGGACATCACGGACCCGCTGAGCCTGAACGCGCCCGGCGAGGCGCTGCGCCTGGCCTCCCCGGCCAAgagcgcccgccgccgccaccggCACCGCGGCCAGCAGCGCGGCGGCGCCTCCGCCAACGCCGGGTCCGGCCAGGAGCCCGCCCGGCCCGCCGAACCCTCCGCCGCTTCCAccgccccgccgtgccccgccgccctgcccgcccccGGCCGCCACCGCAAGCGCCGACGGACTTGCAGCAAATCCGAGGGGCCtcgcccgccgccccccgccgctgccgccgccgccggcgaGAAGCCGAAGCCCCCCGGGAAGGCGGCGCAGCGGCCGCGGCACCAGGTGCGCAAGTTCCAGTACGGGAATTACTGCAAATACTACGGGTACCGCAACCCGGACGTGGAGGACGCGCGGCTGCGGGTGCTGCGGCCCGAGTGGTTCGCGGGCAAGGAGGTGCTGGACGTGGGGTGCAACGTGGGGCACCTCACGCTGAGCATCGCCAAGCGCTGGGCGCCCGCCAAGGTGGTGGGGCTGGACATTGACGGGCGGCTGATCCGCTCGGCGCGGCAGAACATCCGCCACTACCTGTccgaggggctgggggcggACGGCGACGCCGCGGGGCGGGCCAGGAAAGGCTTCCCCGCCGCGCTCCTGGCCAGCCGGGGCCCCATCGCCGCCCCGCAGCTGCCGCCCGACGGGCCCGGTGCCGCCGATTTCCCGCACAACGTCGTGTTCGTCACG GGGAACTACGTCCCGGAGCGGGAGGAGGCGGTGGGAGCACAGCGCCCCGAGTTCGacgtggtgctgctgctgtccctcacCAAGTGGGTGCAGCTCAACTGGGGCGACGAGGGGCTCAAGCGCCTCTTCCGGAGGGCGTTCCGGCACCTGCGGCCCGGCGggatcctgctgctggagccgcAGCCCTGGGAGTCCTACCGCAAGCGCAAGGGGCTCACG GAGACGACGTACCGGAACTACCAGCGGATCCGGCTGCGGCCGGAGCAGTTCCCGGCGTACCTGACCTCCCCCGAGGTGGGGTTCGAGCGCTGCGAGCTCCTGGGGaccccccagcacagctccaaag GCTTCCAGCGGCCGATTTATCTCTTCCACAAGGGACGAGGTGACGCCCCCTGa
- the LOC120747753 gene encoding ephrin type-B receptor 4-like: MGLWLLWLWVPLGLAEEETLLDTRLETSDLHWTVHPQGEGQWEELSALDAELGGAVRTFEVCSGRGGGGAGRDPAHWLRSRWVPRGAATTVMAELRFTVMACDSLPRRAAPRPCKETFTVFYHESDADTATATHPPWMENPYVKVDTVAAEHLARPGRGAGARVNRKVLRLGPLSRAGFYLAFQDLGACMALLSVRLFFRRCPAATARLARFPATVPAELVAPVAGACVAGAVPAAQGVPLMYCREDGRWAEPPALGCVCGPGMEPSEGTGCRRQAAGMGCVCGPGMEPSEGTGCRRM, from the exons atggggctgtggctgctgtggctctgggTCCCGCTGGGGCTGGCCGAGGAGG AGACGCTGCTGGACACGCGGCTGGAGACGAGTGACCTTCACTGGACGGTGCACCCGCAAGGGGAGGGACAG TGGGAGGAGCTGAGCGCGCTGGACGCGGAGCTGGGCGGGGCCGTTCGCACCTTCGAGGTGTGctcggggcggggcgggggcggggccggccgggaccccgccca CTGGCTCCGGTCCCGCTGGGTGCCCCGCGGCGCCGCCACCACCGTGATGGCGGAGCTGCGCTTCACCGTGATGGCGTgtgacagcct tccccgccgcgccgcgccgcgcccctGCAAGGAGACCTTCACCGTCTTCTACCACGAGTCGGACGCCGACACGGCCACGGCCACGCACCCGCCCTGGATGGAGAACCCCTACGTCAAGGTGGACACGGTGGCCGCCGAGCACCTGGCGCGGcccgggcggggcgcgggggccCGCGTCAACCGCAAGGTGCTGCGGCTGGGCCCGCTGAGCCGCGCCGGCTTCTACCTGGCCTTCCAGGACCTGGGCGCCTGCATGGCGCTGCTGTCCGTGCGCCTCTTCTtccgccgctgccccgccgccACCGCGCGCCTGGCGCGCTTCCCGGCCACCGTGCCCGCCGAGCTGGTGGCCCCCGTGGCCGGGGCCTGCGTGGCCGGAGCGGTGCCGGCGGCCCAGGGCGTGCCGCTGATGTACTGCCGGGAGGACGGGCGCTGGGCCGAGCCGCCGGCGCTGGGCTGCGTCTGCGGGCCGGGCATGGAGCCCAGCGAGGGCACGGGGTGCCGGC GCCAAGCTGCTGGCATGGGCTGCGTCTGTGGGCCGGGCATGGAGCCCAGCGAGGGCACCGGGTGCCGGC GCATGTGA
- the ACTL6B gene encoding actin-like protein 6B, whose translation MSGGVYGGDEVGALVFDIGSFSVRAGYAGEDCPKADFPTTVGLLSPDEVSLELDGDKDKKGGKVYYIDTNALHVAREGVEVLSPLKNGMIEDWECFQAILDHTYGKHVKSEPGLHPVLMSEAPWNTRAKREKLTELMFEHYNIPAFFLCKTAVLTAFANGRSTGLVLDSGATHTTAIPVHDGYILQQGIVKSPLAGDFISMQCRELFQELNIDIVPPYMIAAKEPVREGAPPSWKKKEKLPQVSKSWHNFTCNEVIQDFQASVLQVSDSPYDEQVAAQMPTVHYEMPNGYNTDYGAERLRIPEGLFDPSNVKGLSGNTMLGVGHVVTTSIGMCDIDIRPGLYGSVIVTGGNTLLQGFTDRLNRELAQKTPPSMRLKLIASNSTMERRFSPWIGGSILASLGTFQQMWISKQEYEEGGKQCVERKCP comes from the exons ATGAGCGGCGGCGTCTACGGCGGCG ACGAGGTCGGCGCTCTGGTGTTCGACATCGGCTCCTTCTCGGTTCGGGCCGGTTATGCGGGCGAGGATTGTCCCAAG GCGGATTTCCCCACCACGGTGGGGCTGCTGTCCCCGGACgaggtgtccctggagctggaCGGTGACAAGGACAAGAAGGGTGGCAAGGTTTACTACATCGACACCAACGCCCTGCACGTGGCCCGCGAGGGCGTCGAGGTCCTGTCACCGCTCAAGAACGGCATGA TCGAGGACTGGGAGTGCTTCCAGGCCATCCTGGACCACACCTACGGCAAGCACGTCAAGTCGGAGCCGGGGCTGCACCCCGTGCTCATGTCCGAGGCGCCG TGGAACACCAGGGCCAAGCGGGAGAAGCTGACGGAGCTGATGTTCGAGCACTACAACATCCCGGCCTTCTTCCTCTGCAAGACGGCCGTGCTCACCGC CTTCGCCAACGGCCGCAGCACGGGGCTGGTGCTGGACTCGGGGGCCACCCACACCACGGCCATCCCCGTGCACGACGGGTACATCCTGCAGCAAG GTATTGTGAAGTCGCCGCTGGCCGGGGATTTCATCTCCATGCAGTGCCGGGAGCTCTTCCAGGAGCTCAACATCGACATCGTGCCCCCCTACATGATTGCTGCCAAG GAGCCAGTGCGGGAAGGGGCCCCCCCGAGctggaagaagaaggagaagctgcccCAGGTGTCCAAGTCCTGGCACAACTTCACCTGCAAT GAGGTGATCCAGGACTTCCAGGCCTCAGTGCTGCAGGTCTCGGACTCCCCCTATGACGAGCA GGTGGCGGCGCAGATGCCAACGGTTCACTACGAGATGCCCAATGGGTACAACACCGACTACGGGGCCGAGCGGCTCCGCATCCCCGAGGGGCTCTTCGACCCCTCCAACGTCAAG GGCCTCTCGGGGAACACCATGCTGGGCGTGGGACACGTGGTGACCACCAGCATTGGGATGTGTGACATCGACATCCGGCCG GGCCTGTACGGCAGTGTCATCGTCACCGGGGGGAACACGCTGCTGCAGGGCTTCACCGACCGCCTGAACCGGGAGCTGGCACAGAAAACCCCCCCG AGCATGAGGCTGAAGCTCATCGCCAGCAACAGCACCATGGAGCGGCGCTTCAGCCCCTGGATCGGGGGCTCCATCCTGGCCTCGCTC GGCACCTTCCAGCAGATGTGGATCTCCAAGCAGGAGTACGAGGAGGGCGGGAAGCAGTGCGTGGAGCGCAAGTGTCCCTGA